Proteins co-encoded in one Metabacillus sp. KUDC1714 genomic window:
- a CDS encoding UDP-glucose dehydrogenase family protein: protein MNICVVGTGYVGLVSGVCFSELGNHVTCVDVDEQKIAKLTEGKSPIYEPGIEDLIQKNLHKNRLLFTTDLKQAMESAQIVIIAVGTPRKQNGEADLTYIEKVAESIGQHLKSYKVIITKSTVPVGTGKIVKEIIRRHAGEVEFDVASNPEFLREGSAIYDTLNMERAVIGVESEKAAELLIGLHKPLTSNIVLTNIETAEMIKYASNAFLATKISFINEIANVCELLGADVTKVAEGMGYDKRIGHAFLQAGIGYGGSCFPKDTSALVAIAEKAGYDFRIVKDVEQVNKEQRSKVIDKLKVALKNELYGKRIAVLGLAFKPNTDDMRDAPSVDVIPILQNEGAEVVAYDPVANENAQKVIPNLEIADTMQEAIINSDAIMILTDWKEFKEIDLTEVSKLVKQKIIIDGRNIFSNEHMEQMGFYYASIGRKTVSFN from the coding sequence ATGAATATTTGTGTAGTAGGAACAGGATATGTAGGTTTAGTATCAGGTGTTTGTTTTAGTGAGTTAGGTAATCATGTTACATGTGTAGATGTAGATGAGCAAAAAATAGCAAAATTAACAGAAGGTAAATCTCCAATCTATGAGCCAGGTATTGAGGACCTCATTCAAAAAAACCTTCATAAAAATCGTTTGCTTTTTACAACAGATTTAAAGCAAGCAATGGAATCTGCACAAATCGTTATTATTGCGGTAGGGACACCTAGAAAACAAAATGGTGAAGCAGATCTTACATATATTGAAAAAGTAGCGGAATCCATCGGGCAGCATTTAAAAAGCTATAAGGTGATTATAACAAAAAGTACAGTGCCAGTTGGAACTGGAAAAATCGTTAAAGAGATTATAAGACGTCATGCAGGAGAAGTGGAATTTGATGTAGCATCAAACCCGGAGTTTTTAAGAGAGGGTTCGGCAATTTATGATACATTAAACATGGAAAGAGCAGTTATAGGTGTTGAAAGTGAAAAAGCAGCGGAGCTTCTTATTGGATTACATAAACCTTTGACATCGAATATAGTTCTTACCAATATTGAAACAGCAGAAATGATCAAATATGCCTCAAATGCATTTTTAGCTACTAAAATTAGTTTTATAAATGAAATTGCGAATGTTTGCGAGTTATTAGGGGCAGATGTAACAAAAGTTGCTGAAGGTATGGGGTATGATAAACGGATTGGACATGCCTTTTTGCAAGCAGGTATTGGGTATGGAGGATCTTGTTTTCCAAAGGATACGAGTGCACTAGTTGCGATAGCTGAAAAGGCAGGTTATGATTTTAGAATTGTTAAGGATGTTGAGCAGGTAAATAAAGAGCAACGCTCCAAGGTAATTGATAAATTAAAAGTTGCATTAAAAAATGAACTATACGGAAAAAGGATTGCTGTACTTGGCTTGGCATTTAAACCAAATACAGATGATATGCGGGATGCTCCATCTGTGGATGTAATCCCAATTCTACAAAACGAAGGAGCAGAGGTTGTTGCATATGACCCTGTTGCAAATGAAAATGCCCAAAAAGTTATTCCTAATTTAGAAATCGCAGATACTATGCAAGAAGCAATTATTAACAGTGATGCAATCATGATCTTAACAGATTGGAAGGAATTTAAAGAGATAGATTTGACTGAAGTTTCAAAGTTAGTCAAACAAAAAATCATCATTGATGGTCGTAATATTTTTTCAAATGAACATATGGAACAAATGGGATTTTATTACGCTTCAATCGGTCGAAAAACAGTCTCTTTCAATTAA
- a CDS encoding HIT family protein, translating into MQCPICEKNKKHNPSEIYRNQFIVVSHAPLDANLLGYVYIEPVEHFEDWSDIPLEVLSDVQSTVKKIDLLLRNEQLAERVYSVTISEMVRHIHFHIIPRHKDNSMKGISLIEKATQQLSNENDELIQEEQFEKFILKAKQFLAG; encoded by the coding sequence ATGCAATGTCCTATATGTGAAAAAAATAAGAAGCACAATCCTTCAGAAATTTACCGTAATCAGTTCATAGTGGTTTCACATGCACCACTAGATGCCAATCTTCTTGGTTATGTATATATTGAACCAGTAGAACATTTTGAAGACTGGTCGGACATCCCTTTAGAAGTATTAAGTGATGTTCAAAGTACTGTCAAAAAGATCGACCTTCTCTTAAGAAACGAACAGCTAGCCGAAAGAGTGTATTCAGTTACAATTAGTGAAATGGTGCGCCACATTCATTTTCATATTATCCCACGACATAAAGATAATAGCATGAAAGGAATTTCATTAATTGAAAAAGCTACACAACAATTATCAAACGAAAATGATGAATTGATCCAAGAAGAGCAATTTGAGAAATTTATTCTAAAGGCAAAACAATTCTTAGCTGGATAA
- a CDS encoding NAD-dependent epimerase/dehydratase family protein, with amino-acid sequence MKVLLTGGAGFIGSNLAEEYIKAGYDVVVVDNLITGKQEHIHPMVKFYEVDICSQEFYDIAIKEKPDLINHHAANIDVQSSIKNPGLDAKINIIGTINVLEVCKELGVPLIYPSSAAVYGTPNYLGIDEKHEITPISNYGISKYTPEQYIRLYHNLYRVPYTIFRYANVYGMRQDPKGEGGVISVLMKSAIEGNSFNLYGDGKQTRDFIHVFDVVSANLLASAKPLNDVFNISTGKQTDLLQLINLVKETIHTQFPVNFMADRKGDIKHSFLLNDKFKKHVDWKPSVELLEGINMTYQYYLSQ; translated from the coding sequence ATGAAAGTTTTACTAACTGGCGGAGCTGGCTTTATAGGATCTAATCTAGCTGAAGAATATATAAAAGCAGGTTATGACGTTGTCGTAGTTGATAACTTAATAACTGGGAAACAGGAACATATTCATCCAATGGTAAAATTCTATGAGGTAGATATATGTTCTCAGGAATTCTATGATATTGCTATCAAGGAAAAGCCTGATCTGATTAATCATCATGCTGCAAATATAGATGTGCAATCTTCTATTAAAAACCCTGGGTTAGATGCGAAGATAAATATTATCGGAACGATAAATGTATTGGAAGTATGCAAGGAATTAGGTGTACCACTGATTTACCCATCATCTGCAGCTGTTTATGGGACACCTAATTATTTAGGAATTGATGAAAAACATGAAATTACACCAATATCTAATTACGGAATATCCAAATATACGCCTGAACAATATATCAGACTCTATCATAATCTCTACAGAGTCCCTTATACGATTTTCCGTTATGCAAATGTGTATGGAATGAGACAAGATCCAAAAGGTGAAGGTGGAGTAATATCTGTATTAATGAAGTCAGCAATTGAAGGGAATTCCTTTAATTTATATGGTGATGGTAAACAAACAAGGGATTTTATCCATGTTTTTGATGTAGTAAGTGCAAATCTGTTAGCAAGTGCAAAGCCTCTAAACGATGTTTTTAACATTAGCACTGGAAAACAAACTGATTTACTTCAGCTTATTAACCTCGTAAAGGAAACGATTCACACTCAGTTTCCCGTGAATTTTATGGCAGATCGCAAAGGGGATATAAAACATAGTTTTCTTCTAAATGATAAGTTTAAGAAGCATGTTGATTGGAAGCCATCAGTCGAACTTTTAGAAGGAATTAACATGACATATCAGTACTATTTATCTCAGTAA
- a CDS encoding glycosyltransferase family 2 protein, with translation MISIIIPTLGDRPDELRRLFDSLSSQTYQNFEVLLVTQLNHDCIQFLPQYDMKIKQIKLNKKGLSYSRNEGLKAIAGSIVTFSDDDCWYPEDSLQNVINAFEKDDSLDVACFQIFDPLQKVHYKSYEQKAKSQISKKDILRKSSIELFVRLKNVTSTELTFDENFGLGTKYPSGEENIFLSDLMNKKLKISYFPQIIVYHKKPEQTSRLTTAQMISKGPLFKRLTNTPIASILLILFFLKKAKHIQEPSKTFLSTVKEMLNYKK, from the coding sequence ATGATAAGCATAATTATACCAACTCTTGGCGATCGCCCTGATGAACTTAGAAGACTTTTTGATAGCCTTAGTTCTCAAACCTATCAAAACTTCGAAGTCCTATTAGTCACTCAATTAAATCATGATTGTATTCAATTTTTACCACAATACGATATGAAAATAAAGCAAATTAAACTAAATAAAAAGGGACTCTCCTATTCAAGAAATGAAGGCTTAAAAGCTATAGCTGGATCGATCGTCACCTTTTCAGATGATGATTGCTGGTATCCTGAGGATTCACTTCAAAACGTGATCAATGCTTTTGAAAAGGATGACTCCCTAGATGTAGCCTGCTTTCAAATTTTTGATCCATTGCAGAAGGTTCATTATAAAAGTTATGAACAAAAAGCAAAAAGTCAGATTTCGAAGAAGGATATCCTTAGGAAGTCTTCTATTGAATTATTTGTAAGATTAAAAAATGTTACTTCAACTGAGCTAACATTTGATGAAAATTTTGGCCTTGGTACAAAGTATCCATCTGGTGAAGAAAATATATTTTTAAGTGATTTAATGAACAAAAAGCTTAAAATAAGCTATTTTCCACAAATCATTGTCTATCATAAAAAGCCTGAACAAACATCCCGCTTAACAACAGCACAAATGATTAGTAAAGGGCCATTATTTAAACGATTAACAAACACACCGATAGCATCAATATTACTCATTCTATTCTTTTTAAAAAAGGCAAAACATATTCAAGAGCCTTCGAAAACCTTTTTATCTACAGTAAAAGAGATGCTAAATTACAAAAAATAA
- the kdsB gene encoding 3-deoxy-manno-octulosonate cytidylyltransferase, translating to MKVTVIVPARYGSTRFPGKPLANILNKPMIQHVYENVSASTFVDEVIVATDDERIKNVVEGFNGNCFLTSKEHATGTDRIAEVARDLSTDIVVNVQGDEPLISADLIETLVQPFLKDDTLQMATLKTKINNPEDVANPNVVKVITNKDNHSIYFSRSTIPYNRENIAVDYYKHIGVYAYRKSFLFDYINLPESILEKAESLEQLRAIENGHSIYVSEVSNELIGVDVPEDIAKVEEYLKAR from the coding sequence ATGAAAGTTACAGTTATTGTTCCAGCTCGATATGGGTCAACTAGATTTCCAGGAAAACCACTTGCCAATATTCTTAATAAGCCAATGATTCAGCATGTGTATGAAAATGTTTCTGCTTCAACGTTTGTGGATGAAGTAATCGTTGCAACAGATGATGAAAGGATCAAAAACGTTGTAGAAGGTTTTAACGGTAATTGTTTCTTAACATCTAAAGAACATGCCACAGGGACAGATCGAATCGCTGAAGTTGCACGAGATCTATCAACTGATATTGTGGTAAACGTTCAAGGTGATGAACCACTTATCTCAGCAGATCTCATTGAAACTTTAGTACAACCATTTCTAAAAGACGATACATTACAGATGGCAACTTTAAAAACAAAAATTAATAATCCTGAAGATGTAGCGAATCCAAATGTGGTTAAAGTGATTACAAATAAAGATAATCACTCGATCTATTTTTCACGTTCAACGATTCCATATAACCGGGAAAATATTGCAGTAGACTATTATAAGCATATCGGAGTCTATGCATATCGAAAGTCATTCCTGTTTGACTATATTAACTTACCAGAATCAATACTTGAAAAGGCTGAATCATTAGAGCAGCTAAGAGCAATTGAAAATGGTCATTCTATTTATGTATCGGAAGTTTCAAATGAGTTAATTGGAGTAGATGTACCAGAAGATATTGCCAAAGTAGAGGAGTATTTAAAAGCACGATAA
- a CDS encoding capsular polysaccharide biosynthesis protein, which yields MIGVFCPKGQRMPFMDSFFQERITYLPAKYVDKLTGITAYGNETYIQQGKKLARKKNLPYYTIENGLSSQLIDDKQLFEFDYSLLIDNNGSIKNSEDTTQLEQLLNSVDIDANLLKKAKEVFDYITKAPLTSENIVLVDERLERNNKKEDTFKEMLERAKNTYATNNIKVLSTFDEEGYLKKLCQNENVEIISSVDKANQLIHTAKKVFVIESITGFMALLQNREVHCFGLPFYSGLGLTTDEIKNSRRTKQRTILELFTIFFYFYEKQINPLTGMPTNLNEIIKIIEDKKDSQLESKEKKIYCFGIQPWKRGFVRPFVKNPYNTIYFPKTVQEVQNKFDTQSELLVWGHKEPADVRELAEKWNKPVMRIEDGFIRSVGLGTNVTLPWSLALDHKGIYYNPQQVSELEHILTHQLFTENMLEDAMNIRKKIVENQLTKYNSEPIESLNLPSEGKKVILVPGQVEDDASIRYGCKDIKTNTELLNSVREKNQDAYIIYKPHPDIVSRNRQGEVTSDFITDACDHIEIEASIISCINYADEVHTMTSLTGFDALLRDKTVYTYGSPFYSGWGLTHDRHSIDRRKRTLTLDELIAGALLVYPRYFDWENGIRVSCDTVIDKLIEKRNMYFDNRQANIKIPNRLKKVGFLLKEMIENH from the coding sequence ATGATTGGAGTTTTTTGTCCCAAAGGTCAGCGAATGCCCTTTATGGATTCATTCTTTCAAGAAAGAATTACATATCTACCTGCAAAATACGTGGATAAATTAACGGGTATAACAGCTTATGGTAATGAAACTTACATCCAGCAGGGGAAAAAACTAGCTAGAAAAAAGAATCTACCATATTATACGATAGAAAATGGGTTGTCTAGTCAATTAATTGATGATAAACAGCTATTTGAGTTTGACTATTCATTACTTATTGACAATAATGGCTCCATTAAAAATAGTGAGGATACTACACAACTCGAACAGTTGTTGAATTCGGTTGATATCGATGCGAATTTACTTAAGAAGGCAAAAGAGGTTTTCGACTACATCACGAAGGCTCCATTAACTAGTGAGAACATAGTATTAGTAGATGAAAGATTAGAAAGAAACAATAAGAAAGAAGACACTTTTAAGGAAATGCTAGAGAGGGCAAAGAACACTTATGCAACAAATAACATAAAAGTATTATCTACCTTTGATGAAGAAGGATACTTGAAAAAACTTTGCCAAAACGAAAATGTTGAAATTATTTCTAGCGTGGATAAAGCAAATCAACTCATACATACTGCAAAAAAGGTGTTTGTCATTGAATCGATTACTGGATTTATGGCATTGCTGCAAAATAGAGAAGTTCACTGTTTTGGTTTACCATTTTATTCTGGTTTGGGACTTACAACGGATGAAATCAAAAATAGCCGTAGAACAAAGCAAAGAACAATATTAGAGCTTTTTACAATCTTTTTTTATTTTTATGAAAAGCAAATAAATCCATTAACAGGAATGCCAACTAATTTAAATGAGATTATCAAAATAATAGAAGATAAAAAGGATTCTCAGTTGGAAAGTAAAGAGAAAAAAATCTATTGTTTTGGCATTCAGCCATGGAAAAGAGGGTTTGTACGACCGTTTGTTAAAAATCCTTACAATACAATTTATTTTCCGAAAACTGTACAAGAAGTTCAAAATAAGTTTGACACGCAAAGTGAACTTTTGGTGTGGGGACATAAAGAGCCAGCAGATGTAAGAGAGTTAGCTGAGAAATGGAATAAGCCGGTTATGAGGATAGAAGACGGTTTTATTCGTTCAGTTGGCTTAGGGACAAACGTGACGCTTCCCTGGTCCTTAGCGTTAGATCATAAAGGGATATACTATAATCCACAGCAAGTAAGTGAATTGGAACATATCCTGACTCATCAACTCTTTACTGAAAATATGCTAGAAGATGCGATGAACATCAGAAAGAAGATTGTTGAAAATCAATTAACAAAGTACAATTCTGAGCCAATTGAATCACTAAACCTTCCGAGCGAAGGGAAAAAGGTGATTTTAGTACCTGGCCAAGTAGAAGATGATGCCTCAATTCGTTATGGATGTAAGGACATTAAAACAAATACCGAGCTGTTAAATAGTGTTAGGGAAAAAAATCAAGATGCTTATATTATTTATAAACCACACCCTGACATTGTTTCGAGGAATCGACAAGGCGAGGTAACCTCAGATTTTATTACAGATGCATGTGATCATATTGAAATTGAAGCGAGCATCATTAGTTGTATTAATTATGCCGATGAAGTACATACGATGACATCCTTAACAGGATTTGATGCTTTACTTCGTGATAAAACAGTTTATACGTATGGATCTCCATTTTATTCCGGCTGGGGTCTGACACATGATCGCCATTCTATAGATAGAAGGAAACGTACACTAACTCTTGATGAGCTTATTGCAGGAGCTTTACTCGTATATCCTAGGTACTTTGATTGGGAAAATGGAATAAGGGTTTCCTGTGATACAGTTATAGACAAACTCATTGAAAAGAGAAATATGTATTTTGATAATAGGCAGGCTAATATCAAAATACCAAACCGGTTAAAAAAAGTAGGCTTTTTACTAAAAGAAATGATAGAAAATCATTAA